One window of the Labilibaculum sp. genome contains the following:
- the lptB gene encoding LPS export ABC transporter ATP-binding protein, with amino-acid sequence MILRAENLIKRYKTRTVVKGVSVEVKQGEIVGLLGPNGAGKTTSFYMIVGLIQPNGGRIFLDDREITNEPVYKRAQLGVGYLAQEASVFRKLSVEDNIRAVLEMSDFSKEYQKERLEEMLNEFSLQKIRKSLGIQLSGGERRRTEIARALSIKPKFILLDEPFAGVDPIAVEDIQDIVRHLKDKNIGILITDHNVQETLSITERAYLLFEGNILKSGTAEELAADEDVRRVYLGKNFELRKAIK; translated from the coding sequence ATGATTTTAAGAGCTGAAAATTTAATAAAAAGATACAAAACCAGAACCGTTGTTAAAGGTGTTTCTGTTGAAGTTAAACAAGGTGAAATTGTTGGCTTACTTGGACCTAATGGTGCTGGAAAAACCACTTCATTTTACATGATTGTTGGGTTAATTCAGCCAAACGGTGGAAGAATCTTTTTAGACGACCGCGAAATTACAAATGAACCTGTTTATAAAAGAGCGCAATTAGGTGTTGGATATTTAGCTCAGGAAGCCTCTGTGTTTCGAAAGCTAAGTGTGGAGGACAATATCAGAGCTGTACTTGAAATGTCTGATTTCTCAAAAGAATACCAGAAAGAACGATTGGAAGAAATGCTGAACGAGTTTAGCCTGCAGAAAATCAGAAAAAGTCTTGGAATTCAACTATCGGGTGGCGAAAGAAGAAGAACAGAAATTGCAAGAGCTTTATCAATTAAGCCGAAATTTATCCTTCTAGATGAACCGTTTGCAGGAGTTGACCCAATCGCAGTTGAAGATATCCAAGACATTGTCCGCCATTTAAAAGATAAAAATATTGGAATTTTAATTACCGATCACAACGTACAAGAAACTCTTTCCATTACCGAAAGAGCCTATCTTTTGTTCGAAGGTAATATCCTTAAATCAGGAACTGCTGAAGAACTTGCTGCAGATGAAGATGTGAGAAGAGTTTATTTAGGTAAGAATTTTGAACTTCGGAAAGCTATAAAATAG
- the tig gene encoding trigger factor codes for MNITKTNIDDLNAVIKLQIVQEDYETRVNNVLKDYRKKANINGFRAGKVPMGVIKKMYGTPVLADEINKILSEELMKYIRENDLNIMGEPLPNETEQKEINWEKDTKFEFSFDIALTPEYTLNLSKKDKIDFFKIIVDEKMIQSGVDMHSRRFGSNNAAEVVEEKELLKGNYAQVDADGKLIEEGIVSENVAMSLEYMKDEDAKKKFIGAKKDDVVVFNPAKAFENKSDIASMLNISKEEAETLDSDFQFTITEITKFVNAELNQELFDKVFGEGTVSSEEEFKNKIKEDIEKQLVNDSDYKFLIDAKAKLVKKAKIELPEAFLKRWIVSTNKDMTAEQVDTDFANYADEFKWQLIKNRLIQENDLKVSQEEVMEFAKKQALMQFQQYGMMDVPEEYLNNYAQQMMQNQDEQRKIYERKADDKVVEYIKGTVKLEEKEISTEDFNKLFE; via the coding sequence ATGAACATTACAAAAACCAATATTGATGATTTAAATGCTGTAATCAAATTACAGATTGTTCAAGAAGATTACGAAACCCGAGTAAACAATGTGTTGAAAGACTATCGTAAAAAAGCAAATATCAATGGTTTCCGTGCAGGTAAAGTACCTATGGGTGTGATTAAAAAAATGTACGGAACTCCTGTTTTAGCTGATGAAATTAACAAAATTCTTAGCGAGGAGCTAATGAAGTATATTCGTGAAAATGATTTAAATATCATGGGCGAACCTCTTCCAAATGAAACTGAACAAAAGGAAATCAACTGGGAAAAAGACACTAAATTCGAATTCTCTTTTGATATTGCTTTAACTCCTGAATATACACTTAACCTAAGCAAGAAAGATAAAATCGACTTCTTCAAAATTATTGTTGACGAGAAAATGATTCAGAGCGGTGTTGATATGCACTCCCGTCGTTTCGGATCAAACAATGCTGCTGAAGTTGTTGAAGAAAAAGAACTTTTGAAAGGTAACTACGCTCAGGTTGATGCTGACGGAAAACTAATTGAAGAAGGAATTGTAAGCGAAAATGTTGCCATGTCTTTAGAATACATGAAAGACGAAGACGCTAAAAAGAAATTTATTGGAGCTAAAAAAGATGATGTAGTAGTTTTCAATCCAGCCAAAGCTTTTGAAAACAAATCAGACATTGCTTCTATGCTAAATATTTCGAAAGAAGAAGCTGAAACATTAGATTCTGATTTTCAATTTACAATTACCGAAATCACCAAATTTGTTAATGCTGAATTGAATCAGGAATTATTCGATAAAGTATTTGGTGAAGGAACTGTATCTTCAGAAGAGGAATTCAAGAATAAAATCAAAGAAGATATCGAAAAGCAATTGGTTAACGACAGCGACTACAAATTCCTGATCGATGCCAAAGCCAAATTAGTAAAAAAAGCAAAAATTGAACTCCCTGAAGCATTCTTGAAGCGTTGGATTGTTTCTACAAACAAGGATATGACCGCAGAGCAGGTTGATACTGATTTTGCAAATTATGCTGACGAATTCAAATGGCAATTGATCAAAAACAGATTGATTCAGGAGAATGATCTGAAAGTTAGCCAGGAAGAAGTTATGGAATTTGCTAAAAAACAAGCATTAATGCAATTCCAACAATACGGAATGATGGATGTGCCTGAAGAGTACCTTAACAACTACGCTCAGCAAATGATGCAAAATCAAGACGAGCAAAGAAAAATTTATGAGCGCAAAGCTGATGATAAAGTTGTTGAATACATCAAAGGAACCGTTAAACTGGAAGAAAAAGAGATTTCTACCGAGGATTTCAACAAATTGTTTGAATAA
- the clpP gene encoding ATP-dependent Clp endopeptidase proteolytic subunit ClpP, which yields MVPKDEFNKFATKHMGISSLNLDRYTSIHNSYISPTIIEERQLNVASMDVFSRLMMDRIIFLGIPIDDYVANIIMAQLLFLESTDPSKDIQIYFNTPGGSVHAGLGIYDTMQYIKCDVATICTGMAASMGAVLLTAGTKGKRSALKHSRVMIHQPMGGAQGQASDIEITAREILKLKKELYTIIADHSGNTYEKVEKNSDRDYWMTAAEAKEYGMIDEVLIREQ from the coding sequence ATGGTACCAAAAGATGAATTCAATAAATTTGCTACAAAGCACATGGGCATAAGCAGCCTAAACTTAGATAGATACACATCAATCCACAACAGCTACATCTCTCCTACTATTATTGAGGAAAGACAATTAAACGTTGCATCAATGGATGTGTTTTCCCGTCTTATGATGGATCGGATTATCTTCCTTGGCATTCCAATTGATGATTATGTAGCCAATATCATTATGGCGCAATTGCTGTTTTTAGAATCTACAGATCCGTCGAAAGATATCCAGATCTATTTCAACACTCCTGGAGGTTCAGTTCATGCCGGCTTAGGAATTTACGATACAATGCAATACATCAAATGCGATGTTGCTACCATTTGTACCGGAATGGCGGCTTCGATGGGAGCTGTATTATTAACTGCAGGAACAAAAGGTAAACGTTCAGCATTAAAACACTCACGTGTAATGATTCACCAACCAATGGGTGGTGCTCAAGGGCAAGCTTCGGATATCGAAATTACTGCACGCGAAATTTTAAAATTGAAAAAAGAACTTTATACTATTATTGCTGATCATTCTGGAAATACTTACGAAAAAGTTGAGAAAAACTCCGATCGTGATTATTGGATGACAGCCGCGGAAGCAAAGGAGTACGGAATGATTGATGAAGTGCTTATCCGTGAGCAATAA
- the clpX gene encoding ATP-dependent Clp protease ATP-binding subunit ClpX, whose amino-acid sequence MDKCSFCGREKKDTNLLIAGISGHICDSCIEQAYAIVQEELKNRTDINLKEIQLLKPTEIKAFLDQYVIGQDDAKKYLAVAVYNHYKRLLQEKDDEDIEIEKSNIILVGETGTGKTLLARTIAKMLHVPFTIVDATVLTEAGYVGEDIESILTRLLQASDYDVVAAEKGIVFIDEIDKIARKSDNPSITRDVSGEGVQQGLLKLLEGSIVNVPPQGGRKHPDQKMIPVNTKNILFICGGAFDGIQRKIAQRLNTQIVGFNANKEKEQIDQNNLLQYIAPQDLKSFGLIPEIIGRLPVLTYLEPLDRKALRNILTEPKNAIIKQYTKLFKIDDIELVFEDDALEYIVDKALEFKLGARGLRSICEAIMIDAMFELPTSDQNKIDIDRKYASEKLEKINLKRLKVA is encoded by the coding sequence ATGGATAAATGCTCGTTTTGTGGGAGAGAAAAGAAAGATACTAATCTTCTAATTGCCGGAATTAGCGGTCATATTTGCGATAGCTGTATCGAACAAGCCTATGCTATTGTACAGGAAGAATTGAAGAATCGTACTGACATCAACCTAAAAGAGATTCAATTACTTAAGCCGACAGAAATTAAGGCATTTCTTGACCAATATGTAATTGGACAAGATGATGCAAAAAAATATCTTGCGGTTGCGGTATATAATCATTACAAGAGATTACTTCAGGAAAAAGATGATGAAGATATTGAGATTGAAAAATCGAATATTATTCTTGTTGGAGAAACTGGAACAGGTAAAACCTTATTGGCTAGAACAATTGCCAAAATGCTTCATGTTCCCTTTACTATTGTGGATGCTACTGTACTAACCGAAGCTGGTTATGTTGGTGAGGATATTGAATCGATCTTAACAAGACTTCTTCAGGCATCTGATTATGATGTTGTTGCAGCAGAAAAAGGAATTGTATTTATTGATGAAATAGATAAAATTGCCAGAAAAAGCGATAATCCTTCCATTACCAGAGATGTTTCGGGTGAAGGTGTTCAGCAAGGCTTACTTAAACTGCTGGAAGGATCGATTGTGAATGTTCCGCCACAAGGAGGAAGAAAACATCCAGATCAAAAAATGATACCCGTAAATACAAAAAACATCCTATTTATTTGTGGTGGTGCATTTGATGGCATTCAAAGAAAAATTGCGCAGCGATTAAATACTCAGATTGTTGGATTCAATGCCAACAAAGAAAAGGAACAGATTGATCAGAATAATTTACTGCAATATATTGCTCCTCAAGATTTGAAATCTTTTGGTTTGATTCCTGAGATTATTGGTCGTTTACCTGTTCTTACATACTTAGAACCGTTGGACAGAAAAGCATTACGCAACATTCTTACTGAACCAAAAAATGCAATCATAAAACAATACACTAAACTATTTAAAATCGACGATATTGAATTAGTATTTGAAGACGATGCATTGGAATATATTGTAGATAAAGCCCTGGAATTTAAACTCGGAGCCCGTGGATTAAGATCAATTTGCGAAGCTATCATGATTGATGCCATGTTTGAATTGCCAACAAGCGATCAGAATAAAATTGACATTGACAGAAAATACGCAAGTGAAAAACTTGAAAAAATAAACCTCAAGCGTTTAAAAGTCGCATAG
- a CDS encoding dihydrofolate reductase, producing the protein MNVSIIVAVSRNQVIGKDNQLIWKLSADLKRFKALTTGHTIIMGRKTFESIGKPLPNRTSVIITRQGDYVAEGCIVVNSLEKALERFSDQEEVFIIGGGTIYKEALVKANKIYYTKVHKDFEGDTFFPVLDLKEWKSVSREDCLPDEKNEVPYSFIDYIRK; encoded by the coding sequence ATGAATGTATCCATTATTGTTGCCGTTTCCCGAAATCAGGTAATCGGAAAAGATAATCAGTTAATATGGAAGCTGTCTGCCGATTTAAAAAGGTTTAAAGCTTTAACAACAGGGCATACCATTATTATGGGGAGAAAAACGTTTGAATCAATAGGGAAACCATTGCCAAATCGAACTTCTGTAATTATAACCCGTCAGGGGGATTATGTGGCAGAAGGGTGCATTGTGGTTAATTCCTTAGAGAAAGCTCTTGAGAGATTTTCGGATCAGGAGGAAGTTTTTATTATTGGCGGAGGAACTATTTATAAAGAAGCCTTGGTTAAGGCCAATAAGATATATTACACAAAAGTTCATAAGGATTTTGAAGGAGATACTTTTTTTCCGGTTCTGGATTTAAAAGAATGGAAATCAGTCAGCAGAGAGGATTGTCTGCCGGATGAAAAAAATGAAGTTCCTTATTCATTTATCGATTATATAAGAAAATAA
- a CDS encoding thymidylate synthase, translating into MQQYLHLLERVLEEGNKKEDRTGTGTVSVFGHQMRFDLSKGFPLLTTKKLHLKSIIHELLWFLDGDTNVKYLQDNGVRIWNEWADENGDLGHVYGYQWRSWPKSNGESIDQITQVVHDIKNNPDSRRLIVSAWNPADIENMALPPCHALFQFYVANGKLSCQLYQRSADIFLGVPFNIASYAILTMMMAQVCDLEPGEFVHTLGDAHIYMNHMDQVKLQLTREPKELPVLKINPEVKSIFDFKFEDFSLENYDPHPHIKGAISI; encoded by the coding sequence ATGCAACAATATCTTCACTTATTAGAAAGAGTTCTCGAAGAAGGGAATAAGAAGGAAGATCGAACCGGAACCGGAACCGTAAGTGTTTTTGGTCATCAAATGCGCTTCGATTTATCCAAAGGATTTCCTCTGTTAACTACGAAGAAGCTTCATTTAAAATCAATAATTCACGAATTGCTTTGGTTTTTAGATGGAGATACCAATGTGAAATATCTTCAGGACAATGGCGTTAGAATTTGGAACGAATGGGCTGATGAAAATGGTGATTTAGGACATGTTTACGGATACCAGTGGAGATCATGGCCAAAAAGCAATGGAGAATCAATAGATCAGATCACGCAAGTGGTGCATGATATTAAAAATAATCCCGATTCAAGAAGGTTAATTGTAAGTGCATGGAATCCAGCAGATATTGAAAATATGGCTTTGCCTCCATGTCACGCACTTTTTCAGTTTTATGTAGCCAATGGTAAACTTTCCTGTCAGTTGTATCAGCGCAGTGCAGATATATTTTTGGGCGTTCCGTTTAATATTGCTTCCTATGCTATTTTAACGATGATGATGGCTCAGGTGTGCGATTTGGAACCTGGCGAATTTGTGCATACTTTAGGAGATGCTCATATTTACATGAATCATATGGATCAGGTAAAATTACAATTGACAAGAGAGCCGAAAGAACTTCCGGTATTAAAAATTAATCCTGAAGTTAAAAGTATATTCGATTTTAAATTTGAGGATTTTAGTTTGGAAAACTACGATCCACATCCTCATATTAAAGGAGCAATTTCCATCTAA
- a CDS encoding nucleoside recognition domain-containing protein has translation MFQESSVQTKNQSSKAKVIAAVWESIPKAYSTSKWLLSIMIPVSFGVLLLNYTGLLALVSGYLEPAFEYMGLPGESAFILLTSIFTNIYTAIAVITSLELEGRVVTILAAMCLVAHGFIIETAVLKKTGSSMLRMILLRLTGSFVLGLFLNWVLPADSFQAQAGVLVQQEAFNSMFTAWLWSSGVLSLKVIILITLLMILQRIMEVFGIIKWLSRMLAPFQSIMGLPDSTSFSWIVANTLGLAYGSAIMIEQVEKGQMTKSEADLLNHHIAVSHSQLEDPLLFAAIGVPLGWLIIPRVFLGIIVVWLYRFELFIRKSLNSFIFKN, from the coding sequence ATGTTTCAGGAAAGTTCAGTTCAAACTAAAAATCAGTCATCAAAAGCTAAAGTTATTGCTGCTGTTTGGGAATCTATTCCCAAAGCCTATTCCACATCTAAATGGCTTTTGAGTATTATGATACCAGTTTCTTTTGGTGTGTTATTACTCAACTACACGGGACTATTGGCTTTGGTTTCGGGTTATTTGGAGCCTGCATTTGAGTACATGGGCTTGCCGGGAGAATCGGCATTTATTTTACTAACCAGTATTTTTACGAATATTTATACGGCGATTGCAGTAATTACCAGTTTGGAGCTGGAGGGGCGGGTGGTTACAATTTTAGCCGCAATGTGTTTGGTAGCTCACGGTTTTATAATTGAAACCGCGGTTTTGAAAAAAACAGGATCGTCGATGCTTCGAATGATATTACTAAGGTTGACAGGTAGTTTTGTGCTTGGGCTGTTTTTAAACTGGGTCTTGCCGGCAGATTCATTTCAGGCTCAGGCTGGCGTTCTTGTACAGCAAGAAGCGTTTAATTCAATGTTTACAGCCTGGCTTTGGTCTTCGGGGGTCTTAAGTTTAAAAGTGATAATTCTGATTACCTTGTTGATGATCTTACAGCGAATTATGGAAGTTTTTGGGATTATAAAATGGCTGTCGCGAATGTTGGCTCCTTTTCAGTCAATAATGGGACTGCCCGATTCCACATCCTTTTCATGGATAGTTGCTAATACTTTGGGTTTGGCATATGGTTCAGCCATCATGATAGAACAAGTTGAAAAGGGACAAATGACAAAATCAGAAGCTGATTTATTAAATCATCACATCGCTGTATCCCATTCACAATTAGAAGACCCGCTATTATTTGCAGCTATTGGTGTGCCTCTGGGCTGGTTGATTATTCCTCGTGTTTTTTTAGGAATTATTGTGGTGTGGTTATATCGTTTCGAACTATTTATAAGGAAGTCCTTAAATAGTTTTATCTTTAAAAATTAA
- a CDS encoding nucleoside permease: MGIKNRLIVMNFLQFFVWGAWLITIANYWFGTKHWSPTEFGAVFSTMGISSLFMPTLTGIIADRWINAEKLYGILHLFGGIALAALPFVDDPTVFISVVLVAMICYMPTIALMNSISYTILKNNNYDVIKVFPPIRVWGTIGFIVAMWVTNLSGFKATHHQFYIAAFAAVVLAVYSFTMPQCKPQNQGASGASLTETLGLNAFKLFKNSKMAMFFIFSMFLGAALQLTNMYGDRFLSEFVEIPQYADSFVVRYSTIIMSISQISETLFILAIPFFLKRFGIKQVMLISMGAWVLRFALFAYGDPEGGLWMIILSCIVYGMAFDFFNISGSLFVETQCDASTRASAQGLFMMMTNGFGAILGSWLSGLIISVFFTDDQGGFMWMNIWNSFAIYSLVITIFFAILFKHKHDPKQLAGFNH; this comes from the coding sequence ATGGGCATAAAAAATCGTCTGATAGTAATGAACTTCCTGCAATTTTTTGTTTGGGGAGCCTGGTTGATAACAATAGCAAATTATTGGTTTGGAACAAAACATTGGTCCCCAACAGAGTTTGGTGCTGTTTTCTCAACGATGGGAATTTCCTCCTTATTTATGCCAACACTAACTGGCATCATTGCTGATCGCTGGATCAATGCAGAAAAGTTATACGGTATTCTTCATTTATTTGGGGGGATTGCGCTAGCCGCATTACCGTTCGTTGACGATCCAACTGTATTTATTTCGGTTGTTTTAGTGGCGATGATTTGTTATATGCCAACCATCGCTTTAATGAATTCTATTTCTTATACGATACTGAAAAATAACAACTACGATGTAATCAAGGTTTTTCCTCCTATTCGAGTTTGGGGAACTATAGGTTTCATTGTAGCTATGTGGGTAACCAATTTAAGCGGATTTAAAGCTACGCATCATCAATTCTACATTGCTGCATTCGCCGCGGTAGTTTTAGCAGTATATTCGTTCACAATGCCACAATGCAAACCTCAAAACCAAGGTGCAAGTGGCGCTTCTCTAACAGAAACATTAGGATTAAATGCCTTTAAGTTATTTAAGAATTCCAAAATGGCAATGTTCTTTATCTTCTCAATGTTTTTGGGAGCCGCTTTGCAATTAACCAACATGTACGGGGATCGATTTCTTTCGGAATTTGTAGAGATACCTCAATATGCCGATTCTTTTGTAGTTCGCTACTCCACAATCATCATGTCTATTTCTCAAATATCAGAAACGCTGTTTATTCTTGCTATTCCATTCTTCTTAAAGAGATTTGGAATTAAGCAAGTTATGCTAATCTCAATGGGGGCTTGGGTTCTGCGCTTTGCATTATTTGCCTATGGCGACCCGGAGGGTGGACTTTGGATGATTATTCTTTCGTGTATTGTTTACGGTATGGCATTCGATTTCTTCAATATTTCTGGTTCTTTATTTGTAGAAACACAATGTGATGCAAGTACACGAGCCAGTGCTCAAGGTCTATTCATGATGATGACCAATGGATTTGGAGCTATTCTAGGTTCTTGGTTAAGTGGTCTTATTATTAGTGTATTTTTTACTGATGACCAAGGTGGTTTTATGTGGATGAATATTTGGAATTCATTTGCGATCTATTCATTAGTGATAACAATATTCTTTGCAATTCTGTTTAAACACAAGCACGATCCAAAACAACTTGCCGGATTTAACCACTAA
- a CDS encoding bifunctional nuclease family protein produces the protein MGKIKLNVLGLSYSQTQTGAYALVLSEEDGDRRIPIIIGGVEAQSIAIQLEELEPPRPLTHDLFKSFAEAFAVNVVEVNIYRLEEGIFYSELICEKGLSRIRIDSRTSDAVAIALRFRCPIFTTEEIIEKAGIVLSIEGEAEDPMIAGQTDPEVPKPEKRRSQFTEYSLSQLRGMLEDAVRDEDYERASLIRDEIDRRGESV, from the coding sequence ATGGGGAAGATAAAACTTAACGTTTTAGGATTGTCGTATAGTCAGACTCAAACGGGAGCCTACGCACTTGTATTGTCTGAAGAAGATGGAGACCGAAGGATTCCTATAATTATAGGTGGTGTTGAGGCTCAGTCAATTGCTATACAATTGGAGGAATTGGAGCCTCCACGGCCCTTAACTCATGATCTTTTTAAGAGTTTTGCCGAGGCCTTTGCAGTGAATGTTGTTGAGGTAAATATTTATCGGCTGGAAGAGGGAATTTTTTACTCAGAGTTGATTTGCGAAAAAGGGTTAAGTCGTATTCGGATAGATTCCCGCACATCAGATGCTGTTGCCATCGCTCTGCGTTTTAGATGTCCAATATTCACAACAGAAGAAATAATTGAGAAAGCAGGAATCGTCTTAAGTATTGAGGGAGAAGCTGAAGACCCGATGATTGCCGGACAAACAGACCCAGAGGTTCCTAAGCCGGAGAAGAGGAGGAGTCAATTTACCGAATATTCTTTATCACAGCTTAGAGGGATGCTTGAAGATGCTGTTCGTGATGAGGACTACGAACGTGCATCACTGATTCGTGACGAAATTGATCGTCGGGGAGAATCTGTTTAG
- the rplU gene encoding 50S ribosomal protein L21, translated as MYVIVEIAGQQFKVEKDQKIFVHRLSAEEGGQVEFPKVLLVDNDGEIVVGAPTVEGAKVTAKVLSHMRGDKVKVFKKKRRKGYRKLNGHRQDLSQIQIEEIVA; from the coding sequence ATGTACGTAATTGTAGAAATCGCTGGTCAGCAATTTAAAGTTGAAAAAGACCAAAAGATTTTTGTTCACAGACTATCTGCTGAAGAAGGTGGACAAGTAGAGTTCCCTAAAGTACTTTTAGTGGATAACGATGGTGAGATAGTAGTTGGTGCTCCAACAGTTGAAGGAGCTAAAGTAACTGCTAAAGTTTTATCTCACATGAGAGGTGACAAGGTAAAAGTATTCAAAAAGAAAAGAAGAAAAGGATACAGAAAACTGAACGGACACCGTCAGGACCTTTCACAAATTCAAATTGAAGAAATTGTTGCTTAA
- the rpmA gene encoding 50S ribosomal protein L27, with protein sequence MAHKKGAGSSRNGRESESKRLGVKIFGGQLAKAGSILIRQRGTKHNPGENVGIGRDHTLFALIPGTVVFKKKRDNKSYVSVEPLAE encoded by the coding sequence ATGGCACATAAAAAAGGAGCCGGTAGTTCTAGAAACGGTAGAGAATCGGAAAGTAAGCGATTAGGAGTTAAGATTTTTGGTGGGCAATTGGCTAAAGCTGGAAGCATTCTTATTCGTCAAAGAGGAACAAAACACAACCCAGGTGAAAATGTAGGTATTGGCAGAGATCATACTCTTTTTGCTCTTATTCCTGGAACAGTGGTTTTTAAAAAGAAAAGAGATAATAAATCTTACGTTTCTGTTGAACCTTTAGCTGAATAG
- the serS gene encoding serine--tRNA ligase: MLSLKYLQENKDEAIKALKIKNFDATEIIGKIIILDEKRKESQVKLDATLAEMNGLSKEIGMLFKSGKADEANAAKEKTGELKDSIAELTVIQNSTVQELNDLLLQIPNTPHSSVPAGKGENENVIEKTCGIIPNLHSEAIPHWELAKKYNIIDFELGNKITGAGFPLYRGKGAILQRALINFFLDENRKAGYEEVIPPLVVNEASGYGTGQLPDKEGQMYHVTEDNLYLIPTAEVPVTNIYRDVILKEEDFPVKNTAYSACFRREAGSYGKDVRGLNRLHQFDKVEIVQLQHPEKSYEALEGMVAHVEGIIKKLELPYRLLRLCGGDTSFTAALTFDFEVFSAAQDKWLEVSSVSNFEAYQSNRLKLRYKGKDMKKPELAHTLNGSALALPRIVAALLENNQTPEGIRIPKALVPYTGFELID, encoded by the coding sequence ATGCTAAGCCTCAAATACCTACAGGAAAACAAAGACGAAGCCATTAAGGCTTTGAAAATAAAGAATTTCGACGCAACAGAAATCATCGGAAAAATCATCATTCTTGACGAAAAAAGAAAAGAAAGCCAAGTAAAATTAGATGCCACACTGGCGGAAATGAACGGTTTATCGAAAGAAATCGGAATGCTTTTTAAGAGTGGAAAAGCTGACGAGGCAAATGCTGCAAAAGAAAAAACTGGCGAATTGAAGGATTCGATTGCTGAATTGACTGTGATTCAGAACAGTACAGTTCAGGAATTAAATGATTTGTTGCTTCAAATTCCGAATACACCTCATTCATCGGTTCCTGCCGGTAAAGGTGAAAACGAAAATGTAATTGAAAAAACATGTGGAATTATCCCAAACCTGCACTCCGAAGCAATTCCTCACTGGGAATTAGCTAAGAAATACAATATTATTGATTTCGAACTTGGGAATAAAATCACCGGAGCTGGTTTCCCTTTATACAGAGGCAAAGGTGCAATTCTTCAAAGGGCATTAATCAATTTCTTTTTGGATGAAAACCGCAAAGCCGGCTACGAAGAAGTTATCCCCCCATTGGTTGTTAACGAAGCTTCCGGATACGGAACCGGCCAACTGCCAGACAAAGAAGGACAAATGTATCATGTAACCGAGGATAACCTGTATTTAATACCTACTGCTGAAGTACCGGTAACAAACATTTACCGCGATGTTATTTTGAAAGAAGAAGATTTCCCGGTAAAAAATACAGCTTACTCTGCTTGTTTCAGAAGAGAAGCCGGATCGTACGGAAAAGATGTAAGAGGTTTGAATCGCCTGCACCAATTCGATAAAGTGGAAATTGTACAATTGCAGCATCCAGAAAAATCATACGAAGCTCTTGAGGGAATGGTAGCTCACGTGGAAGGAATTATCAAAAAATTGGAACTTCCTTACCGCCTGCTTCGCTTGTGTGGTGGTGATACGAGTTTTACTGCCGCTCTGACTTTCGATTTTGAAGTGTTTTCTGCAGCCCAAGACAAATGGCTGGAAGTAAGTTCTGTTTCAAATTTTGAAGCTTACCAATCGAATCGTTTAAAATTACGCTACAAAGGTAAGGATATGAAAAAACCTGAACTGGCGCACACTTTGAACGGAAGTGCACTGGCATTGCCTAGAATTGTAGCCGCCTTGCTTGAAAACAACCAAACTCCTGAAGGAATCCGAATTCCAAAAGCATTGGTTCCTTACACTGGATTTGAGCTAATCGACTAA